The following proteins come from a genomic window of Deinococcus radiopugnans ATCC 19172:
- a CDS encoding helix-turn-helix domain-containing protein: MSKTAQEWQQQLGLDTLPDEELLQAFNALEGQEVIDGGGLEARGLTAPSMTPDELVAALVVGSAGAAFKKVRQEQHLTVRQAAQAWGVSPGRVSQMEAQDANLYMSTVGSAALRMGYRAKLVLEPLEGGQAIVAPLGETQG, encoded by the coding sequence ATGAGCAAGACCGCCCAGGAATGGCAGCAACAACTCGGCCTGGACACCCTGCCGGACGAGGAGCTTCTGCAGGCCTTCAATGCCCTGGAGGGCCAGGAGGTCATCGACGGAGGCGGGCTGGAAGCGCGGGGGCTGACCGCGCCGTCCATGACGCCCGACGAACTGGTCGCCGCGCTGGTGGTCGGGAGTGCCGGGGCCGCATTCAAGAAAGTCCGTCAGGAACAGCATCTGACGGTCAGGCAGGCGGCCCAGGCATGGGGCGTCTCGCCGGGGCGCGTGTCGCAGATGGAAGCCCAGGACGCCAACCTGTATATGAGCACGGTCGGGAGCGCGGCCCTCCGTATGGGTTACCGCGCCAAGCTCGTGCTGGAGCCGCTGGAAGGCGGGCAGGCGATTGTGGCTCCGCTGGGGGAAACCCAGGGTTAG
- the hsdR gene encoding EcoAI/FtnUII family type I restriction enzme subunit R gives MDKKKLSERDICTKFITPAVERAGWDILTQVREELYLTKGRIQVSGQLHTRGTPKRADYVLFYKPNIPIAVIEAKDNKHSVGAGLPQGLGYGEILEVPFVFSSNGDAFLFRNNLKSEGVLEKEIALDEFPSPEQLWQWWEEAKGLTPEQARLVTQDYFNDGTDKTPRYYQLLAINKTVEAIAQGQQRLLLVMATGTGKTLTAFQIIWRLWRAGAKKRILFLADRNILVDQTMTNDFKPFGGAMTKIRNRRIDKAFEIYLSLYQAVSGNEEERNAYKQFSPDFFDLIVVDECHRGSAAEDSNWREILEYFSEATQIGLTATPKETETVSNTDYFGPPIYTYSLKQGIDDGFLAPYKVVRFDFDRDLSGWTPQAGQRDRYGHEIDQREYNARDFDRSLVLSRRTELVAAKVSEFLRETDPMGKTIVFCENQEHAERMRSALVNLNPEQVDKNQRYVVRITSDVPDAQDNLDDFISPRLPYPVIATTSKLMSTGVDAQTCKVIVLDQRIQSMTEFKQIIGRGTRVNEDHDKFYFTILDFKGATELFRDPDFDGDPVQVYQPGPGESPVPPADTDGAASREDGWDAGTGDDVTTATRKFYVDGVEVSVAARREIYFDAQGRPITESLKDYSRRTLTREFASLEDFLRRWDDAERKQTIIEELRREGVHFEALAHELGLGAHHDPFDVIAHLVWGRPPLTRRERAARVKKRDAFTRYGETARAVLDQLLDKYADQGVGQLEDREVLKLPDFRPFGTPLEIARAFGGKTEYEQAIRALEDELYSAS, from the coding sequence ATGGACAAAAAGAAACTCTCCGAGCGCGACATCTGCACCAAGTTCATCACGCCCGCCGTCGAGCGCGCCGGGTGGGACATTCTGACGCAGGTGCGCGAGGAGTTGTACCTGACCAAGGGACGTATTCAGGTCAGTGGGCAGCTGCACACCAGGGGAACGCCCAAGCGGGCCGACTACGTGCTGTTCTACAAACCGAACATTCCCATTGCCGTGATCGAGGCCAAGGACAACAAACACTCTGTCGGCGCAGGGCTGCCGCAGGGGCTGGGGTACGGCGAGATCCTGGAAGTGCCGTTTGTGTTCAGCTCCAACGGCGACGCCTTCCTGTTCCGCAACAACCTGAAGTCCGAGGGCGTGCTGGAAAAAGAGATCGCCCTGGACGAGTTCCCCAGCCCGGAGCAGCTGTGGCAATGGTGGGAAGAAGCAAAGGGCCTCACGCCGGAACAGGCCCGGCTGGTCACGCAGGACTACTTCAACGACGGCACGGACAAGACCCCGCGCTACTACCAGCTGCTGGCCATCAACAAGACCGTCGAGGCCATCGCCCAGGGTCAGCAGCGCCTCCTGCTCGTGATGGCGACGGGCACAGGCAAGACCCTGACGGCTTTCCAGATCATCTGGCGGCTGTGGCGCGCCGGGGCGAAAAAGCGGATCCTGTTTCTGGCGGACCGCAACATCCTGGTGGACCAGACCATGACGAACGACTTCAAGCCGTTCGGCGGGGCCATGACCAAAATCCGCAATCGCCGGATTGACAAGGCCTTCGAGATCTACCTGTCGCTGTACCAGGCGGTCAGTGGCAACGAGGAGGAGCGCAACGCCTACAAGCAGTTCTCCCCGGATTTCTTCGACCTGATTGTGGTGGACGAGTGTCACCGGGGCAGCGCCGCCGAGGACTCGAACTGGCGGGAGATTCTGGAGTATTTCTCGGAGGCGACCCAGATCGGCCTGACGGCCACCCCCAAAGAAACCGAGACCGTCTCGAACACCGACTACTTCGGGCCGCCCATCTACACCTACTCCCTCAAACAGGGCATTGACGACGGCTTCCTCGCCCCCTACAAGGTGGTGCGCTTCGACTTCGACAGGGACCTGAGCGGCTGGACCCCGCAGGCGGGCCAGCGCGACCGCTACGGCCACGAGATCGATCAGCGCGAGTACAACGCGCGCGATTTCGACCGTTCCCTGGTGCTGTCCAGACGCACCGAACTGGTGGCCGCCAAGGTATCCGAGTTCCTGCGAGAGACGGACCCTATGGGCAAGACCATCGTGTTCTGCGAGAACCAAGAACACGCCGAGCGGATGCGTTCGGCCCTGGTCAACCTGAACCCGGAACAGGTGGACAAAAACCAACGGTACGTGGTGAGAATCACGAGTGACGTGCCCGACGCTCAGGACAATCTGGACGACTTCATCTCGCCGCGCCTTCCTTACCCGGTGATCGCCACGACCTCTAAGCTGATGAGCACGGGCGTCGACGCCCAGACCTGCAAGGTGATCGTGCTCGACCAGCGTATTCAATCCATGACCGAGTTTAAGCAGATCATCGGGCGCGGCACACGCGTCAACGAGGACCACGACAAGTTCTACTTCACCATCCTGGATTTCAAGGGAGCCACCGAGCTGTTCCGCGACCCCGATTTCGACGGCGACCCGGTGCAGGTGTACCAGCCGGGACCGGGGGAATCGCCCGTGCCCCCGGCCGACACAGACGGCGCAGCCTCCAGGGAAGACGGGTGGGACGCTGGAACGGGAGACGACGTGACCACCGCCACCAGGAAGTTCTACGTCGACGGGGTGGAGGTCAGCGTGGCCGCGCGGAGGGAGATCTACTTCGACGCCCAGGGGAGGCCCATCACCGAGTCGCTGAAGGACTACAGCCGCCGCACCCTGACCCGCGAGTTTGCCTCGCTGGAAGACTTTCTCCGCCGCTGGGACGACGCTGAGCGCAAGCAGACCATCATCGAGGAGCTGAGGCGCGAGGGCGTCCACTTCGAGGCGCTGGCGCACGAGCTGGGCCTGGGAGCCCATCACGACCCCTTCGACGTGATCGCGCACCTGGTGTGGGGCCGCCCGCCGCTGACCCGTCGGGAACGGGCCGCCCGGGTCAAGAAGCGGGACGCCTTCACCCGCTACGGCGAGACGGCGCGGGCCGTTCTGGACCAGCTGCTCGACAAGTACGCCGATCAGGGCGTGGGGCAGCTCGAAGACCGCGAGGTGCTGAAGCTGCCGGATTTCCGGCCCTTCGGCACACCGCTGGAAATCGCCCGCGCCTTCGGCGGCAAGACCGAGTACGAGCAGGCCATCCGGGCGCTGGAGGATGAGCTGTACAGCGCTTCCTAA
- a CDS encoding type II toxin-antitoxin system RelE/ParE family toxin: protein MPFVLYRRPNARRAAILDDLLAMADTGQQDAVNTAITMLSDLFEHGHRSSYAQKLQGLPIWELKSHARGGAKGSTRIYFYFRRNGDVVIVNAEIKAGNAPSAPLLREAALTALQDGQRS from the coding sequence GTGCCGTTCGTCCTGTACCGCCGTCCCAATGCCCGGCGAGCGGCCATCCTGGACGACCTGCTGGCGATGGCGGACACGGGGCAGCAAGACGCCGTGAACACCGCCATCACGATGCTGAGTGACCTGTTCGAGCACGGCCACCGCAGCAGCTACGCCCAGAAGCTGCAGGGGCTGCCCATCTGGGAACTGAAGTCGCACGCCAGGGGAGGCGCGAAAGGGAGTACCCGTATCTACTTTTACTTCCGCCGGAACGGGGACGTCGTGATCGTGAACGCCGAGATCAAGGCTGGAAATGCCCCCAGTGCCCCCCTTCTCCGGGAAGCGGCCCTAACGGCCCTGCAAGACGGGCAAAGGAGCTGA